One genomic window of Mucilaginibacter sp. SJ includes the following:
- a CDS encoding cytochrome B yields the protein MTLYSFFKEFHSGFRYIVIVLVLLALVRAFMGWLGKRPYGEGNRKLNLFAMISVHTQFLLGIILFFISPMVQFSKDTMKNPITRYFTVEHWVIMLIAIVLITIGHSKSKKAALPEGKHKAIAIFYLIGIVLISVGIMLIPQ from the coding sequence ATGACACTTTATAGCTTTTTTAAGGAATTCCATTCCGGTTTCAGGTACATTGTTATTGTATTGGTATTACTGGCCCTTGTACGTGCCTTTATGGGCTGGTTGGGTAAAAGACCATATGGCGAGGGTAACCGTAAGCTTAACCTGTTTGCCATGATCTCGGTACATACACAATTTTTGCTGGGCATCATCCTGTTTTTTATCAGTCCGATGGTGCAATTTAGCAAGGATACCATGAAAAATCCTATCACCCGCTATTTCACGGTTGAGCATTGGGTAATTATGCTTATTGCCATTGTTTTGATCACTATCGGGCACAGTAAATCAAAGAAAGCAGCACTGCCCGAAGGTAAGCATAAAGCCATTGCTATCTTCTATTTAATAGGGATTGTACTTATTTCGGTAGGTATTATGCTTATTCCACAGTAA
- a CDS encoding pyruvate dehydrogenase complex dihydrolipoamide acetyltransferase, with translation MAEVVKMPKMSDTMTEGVLAKWHKKVGDKVKSGDVLAEIETDKATMDFESYQDGTLLYIGIQEGAAAPVDSVIAILGKEGEDYKSLLDQAGSGAAAKPAEEPAKEAAPAADKAPAATPAPAAPKVDLSSIPATVIRMPLLSDTMTEGTIEKWNFKVGDKVKADDSLADVATDKATMEVVGYEAGTLLYIGVKEGEAAKVNDIIAIVGKEGTDITPLLQDGGSAPAADEAAPATETKTEATATATATATEASNTDDSRVKASPLARKIAKDKGINLNDVKGSAEGGRIIKKDVEEFTPSAKPAAAAEATPAAAPSAAPAAKAPIVLPTFTGEEKFSERPVTQMRKAISRRLSESLFTAPHFYVTMSIDMDQAITARTRMNEIAPVKISFNDFVVKACAVALRQHPAINSSFLGDKIRTNEHVHVGVAVAVDEGLLVPVIKFADGKSLSHISVEVKEFAGKAKAKKLQPNEMEGSTFTISNLGMFGVDEFTAIINTPNACILAVSGIQAVPVVKNGAVVPGNIMKVTLSADHRVVDGATAAAFLQTLKQLLEEPVRLLI, from the coding sequence ATGGCCGAAGTAGTAAAAATGCCTAAAATGAGCGATACCATGACCGAAGGGGTATTGGCGAAATGGCATAAAAAAGTTGGCGACAAGGTTAAATCGGGCGATGTACTGGCCGAGATTGAAACTGATAAAGCTACCATGGATTTTGAATCGTACCAGGATGGTACATTGCTGTATATAGGTATACAGGAAGGTGCTGCCGCCCCGGTTGATTCTGTTATTGCCATTTTAGGTAAAGAAGGTGAAGATTACAAGTCTTTACTTGATCAGGCTGGCAGCGGCGCTGCTGCAAAACCGGCCGAAGAACCTGCTAAAGAAGCAGCACCCGCTGCCGACAAAGCACCTGCCGCTACTCCGGCACCAGCTGCACCTAAGGTTGATTTATCAAGCATTCCGGCTACGGTTATCCGCATGCCATTATTGAGCGACACCATGACCGAAGGTACCATTGAAAAATGGAACTTTAAAGTTGGCGATAAAGTAAAAGCAGATGATTCACTGGCCGATGTGGCAACCGATAAGGCTACCATGGAAGTTGTGGGTTACGAGGCCGGTACCTTGTTATATATAGGTGTTAAAGAAGGTGAAGCCGCTAAAGTAAATGATATCATTGCTATAGTAGGTAAAGAAGGTACCGATATCACACCGTTATTACAGGATGGTGGTTCGGCTCCTGCCGCCGATGAAGCTGCACCTGCTACTGAAACTAAAACGGAGGCGACTGCAACTGCAACTGCTACTGCCACTGAAGCTTCTAACACTGATGACAGCCGCGTTAAAGCATCACCGCTGGCACGTAAAATAGCTAAAGATAAAGGTATCAACCTTAATGATGTAAAAGGCAGCGCCGAAGGCGGCCGCATCATTAAAAAGGATGTGGAGGAATTTACACCGTCGGCCAAACCGGCTGCTGCTGCCGAAGCTACGCCTGCCGCTGCTCCGTCTGCCGCTCCCGCTGCAAAGGCACCTATCGTATTGCCAACCTTTACAGGCGAAGAGAAATTTAGCGAAAGGCCGGTTACTCAAATGCGTAAAGCTATCAGCCGCCGCTTAAGCGAAAGTTTGTTTACTGCTCCGCATTTCTACGTAACCATGAGCATTGATATGGATCAGGCAATTACTGCCCGTACCCGTATGAACGAGATTGCTCCGGTTAAAATTTCATTTAATGATTTTGTTGTTAAAGCTTGTGCTGTAGCCTTAAGGCAGCACCCTGCTATCAACTCATCATTCCTGGGTGATAAGATCCGCACTAATGAGCATGTTCACGTTGGCGTTGCCGTTGCTGTTGACGAAGGTTTACTGGTTCCGGTTATCAAATTTGCCGATGGTAAATCATTAAGCCACATTTCGGTTGAAGTGAAAGAGTTTGCTGGCAAAGCAAAAGCTAAAAAACTGCAGCCAAATGAAATGGAAGGTTCAACTTTCACCATTTCAAACCTTGGTATGTTTGGTGTTGACGAGTTTACTGCCATCATTAACACACCAAATGCTTGTATCCTTGCTGTAAGCGGTATCCAGGCCGTTCCGGTTGTTAAAAATGGTGCGGTAGTACCTGGCAACATCATGAAGGTTACCCTGAGCGCCGACCACCGCGTGGTTGACGGGGCTACAGCTGCTGCCTTCCTGCAAACATTAAAACAATTATTAGAAGAGCCGGTAAGGCTGCTGATATAA
- the pdhA gene encoding pyruvate dehydrogenase (acetyl-transferring) E1 component subunit alpha, with protein sequence MSSIEINKDTYLMWYEQMLLMRRFEEKTGQLYGQQKIRGFCHLYIGQEAVLAGAMSVIKPEDSMITAYRDHAHALAKGVTPNAIMAEMYGKATGCSKGKGGSMHMFDKEKHFYGGHGIVGGQVPLGAGIAFAEKYKGTEFVNIAYMGDGAVRQGALTETFNMAALWKLPVIFVCENNGYAMGTSVERTTAQTDIYKLGLPYGIPSSAVDGMDPAAVHVAMDEAVQRARAGEGPTFLEMRTYRYKGHSMSDPQKYRTKEELESYKAKDPLEATKQTILAEKYAEEAWFDEMDAKIKAIVDEAVKFAEESPWPDASELYTDVYVQEDYPYIRD encoded by the coding sequence ATGAGTTCAATCGAAATAAACAAGGACACCTACCTGATGTGGTACGAACAGATGCTATTGATGCGCAGGTTCGAAGAAAAAACAGGACAGTTATACGGACAACAAAAGATCAGGGGCTTTTGCCACTTATATATTGGGCAGGAGGCTGTTTTGGCCGGAGCCATGTCTGTAATTAAACCTGAAGACAGTATGATCACCGCATATCGTGATCATGCTCATGCACTTGCTAAAGGTGTAACTCCAAACGCCATTATGGCCGAAATGTATGGTAAAGCTACCGGATGCTCAAAAGGCAAAGGTGGTTCTATGCACATGTTTGATAAAGAAAAACATTTTTATGGTGGTCACGGCATTGTGGGCGGCCAGGTACCGCTGGGTGCCGGTATTGCTTTTGCCGAAAAATATAAAGGGACCGAGTTTGTGAACATTGCCTATATGGGCGATGGTGCCGTACGCCAGGGCGCGCTTACCGAAACCTTTAACATGGCTGCGCTTTGGAAACTGCCTGTAATTTTTGTTTGCGAAAACAATGGTTATGCCATGGGTACTTCTGTTGAGCGTACAACCGCGCAGACTGATATTTATAAATTAGGCCTGCCTTATGGTATCCCTTCATCGGCTGTTGATGGTATGGACCCTGCTGCGGTACACGTAGCAATGGACGAAGCTGTTCAGCGCGCGCGTGCAGGCGAAGGCCCAACCTTCCTTGAAATGCGTACTTACCGCTATAAAGGTCACTCCATGTCCGATCCGCAAAAGTATCGTACTAAAGAGGAGTTGGAAAGCTATAAAGCGAAAGACCCTCTTGAGGCTACCAAACAAACTATCCTTGCCGAAAAATATGCTGAAGAAGCATGGTTTGATGAAATGGACGCCAAGATCAAAGCTATTGTTGACGAAGCGGTTAAGTTTGCTGAAGAATCGCCATGGCCGGATGCATCTGAATTATATACAGATGTTTATGTTCAGGAAGATTACCCTTATATCAGGGACTAA
- a CDS encoding C40 family peptidase has protein sequence MKKFALAIALLFSVVASQAQTQVAPGTSDNNKDDQESLGKAYFSQIMGVALSATSNMKLFHFVYDWIGTPYHFGGSSRRGIDCSAFTKELYSEVFNLDIKRNSRDIFSMVNPVGKDELKEGDLVFFKIHSRSISHVGIYLGNNKFAHASSRGVAISSLDDAYYSRFFYKGGRLLASFKDEFKGSASTGSNDMGDDVDESKN, from the coding sequence ATGAAGAAATTTGCCCTGGCTATTGCCTTACTTTTCAGCGTCGTAGCTTCACAAGCTCAAACTCAAGTTGCCCCCGGCACCAGTGATAATAACAAAGACGACCAGGAAAGTTTAGGTAAAGCATACTTTTCCCAAATTATGGGAGTTGCTTTATCTGCTACCTCAAACATGAAGCTCTTTCACTTTGTTTACGATTGGATTGGTACCCCTTACCATTTTGGCGGAAGCTCAAGAAGAGGCATTGACTGCTCAGCCTTCACCAAAGAATTGTACAGCGAAGTTTTCAACCTCGATATTAAACGTAACTCACGCGATATTTTCAGCATGGTTAACCCTGTTGGTAAAGATGAGTTAAAAGAAGGCGATTTGGTTTTCTTTAAGATCCACAGCCGCAGCATTTCGCATGTAGGTATTTACCTGGGTAATAATAAATTTGCCCATGCATCATCAAGGGGTGTTGCCATCAGCAGTCTTGACGACGCTTACTACAGCCGTTTCTTTTATAAAGGCGGCAGGTTGTTAGCCTCGTTCAAAGATGAGTTTAAAGGTTCGGCATCCACGGGTAGCAACGATATGGGCGACGACGTAGACGAAAGCAAGAACTAA
- a CDS encoding CapA family protein, producing MKFLLLTAACLALFLQACNHPPNKKQILAPAPKPDTAATTTAAVVQPDSSISIAAVGDMMLGTSYPNNYTLPPDSAKNSFNAIANELRNADVTFGNLEGSLLDGGSPAHYKLHQRSKAYLFRMPTAYAGVFKDAGFNLLSLANNHIGDFGDTGRMSTTHVLDSIGINYGGLLSHPSTVFERNGVKYGFCAFAPNANTLPILDLKNATRIISQLKQQCDILIVSFHGGGEGVAYEHIPFAMESFISEKRGDVNAFAHNAIDAGADIILGNGPHVNRAMEVYKNRLIAYSLGNFCTYKSVSVVGVCGLAPLLKVKLNKKGEFLKGRIISLRQAHDKELELDSLNRAAIRIRELTEADFPDAGLLISNTGEISLNPSIKSENL from the coding sequence ATGAAATTTTTATTGCTTACAGCAGCCTGCCTGGCGCTGTTTTTACAGGCGTGTAACCATCCGCCAAATAAAAAACAAATCCTGGCCCCTGCACCTAAACCCGACACTGCCGCTACAACAACCGCAGCCGTTGTTCAGCCTGATTCATCCATATCCATTGCCGCTGTTGGTGATATGATGCTCGGAACATCGTACCCTAATAATTACACCCTCCCACCCGATAGTGCGAAAAACAGTTTTAATGCAATAGCTAACGAACTAAGAAACGCCGACGTAACCTTTGGCAATCTTGAAGGCAGCTTGCTTGACGGAGGCAGCCCTGCTCATTACAAACTGCATCAACGAAGCAAAGCCTATTTATTCAGGATGCCTACAGCCTATGCAGGCGTTTTTAAGGACGCCGGTTTTAACCTGCTAAGCCTGGCCAATAACCATATTGGCGATTTTGGCGATACCGGCCGCATGAGTACCACTCATGTGCTTGATAGCATAGGGATTAATTATGGCGGATTGCTTAGCCACCCCTCCACGGTGTTCGAACGTAACGGTGTTAAATATGGCTTTTGCGCTTTTGCCCCCAATGCCAATACCCTGCCTATTCTCGACCTAAAGAACGCAACCCGTATCATAAGCCAACTGAAACAGCAATGTGATATTCTCATTGTATCGTTTCATGGCGGTGGCGAGGGTGTAGCTTATGAACATATTCCCTTTGCAATGGAATCCTTCATCAGTGAAAAACGTGGCGATGTAAATGCTTTTGCCCATAATGCTATTGATGCCGGTGCGGATATTATATTGGGCAATGGCCCGCACGTGAACCGTGCAATGGAGGTTTATAAAAACCGGCTGATCGCTTACAGTCTCGGCAATTTTTGTACTTATAAATCAGTAAGTGTAGTGGGGGTTTGCGGTCTGGCGCCACTATTAAAAGTAAAGCTGAACAAAAAGGGGGAGTTTTTAAAAGGGCGCATCATATCCCTAAGGCAAGCGCATGATAAAGAGCTTGAACTTGATTCGCTTAACCGTGCTGCTATCCGGATCAGGGAACTTACAGAGGCCGATTTCCCGGATGCGGGATTACTGATATCCAACACGGGCGAGATTAGCCTTAATCCGTCTATTAAGAGCGAGAATTTATAA
- a CDS encoding SPFH domain-containing protein, which translates to MPESFGSLITIIIFVVILITIFTSFVSVKQGTIVVITVFGKYRRILTPGLNFKIPFIENIYSKISIQNRSVELEFQAVTYDQANVYFKAMLLYSVLDQQEETIKNVAFKFVDERNLMQALIRTVEGSIRAFVATKRQSEVLILRRDIVEHVKEQLDVILEGWGYHLQDLQLNDITFDDVIMKSMSQVVASNNLKAAAENEGQALLITKTKAAEAEGNAIKISAQAEREAAQLRGQGIALFREEVARGMTVAAKEMAEANMDTSVILFTMWTESIKHFSENSKGNVIFLDGSTDQMQHTLKEMMALNLLHTDNVKK; encoded by the coding sequence ATGCCCGAATCATTTGGATCATTGATAACGATCATCATTTTTGTTGTTATCCTTATTACTATTTTCACCTCGTTTGTGTCTGTAAAACAGGGCACTATAGTAGTTATCACCGTATTTGGCAAATACCGCCGCATCCTAACCCCGGGGCTTAATTTTAAGATCCCATTTATCGAAAACATTTACTCCAAAATCTCTATCCAAAACCGCTCGGTTGAGCTGGAGTTCCAGGCGGTAACTTACGACCAGGCCAATGTGTATTTTAAGGCCATGCTGCTGTACTCGGTATTGGACCAGCAGGAAGAAACCATCAAAAACGTAGCTTTTAAATTTGTTGACGAGCGTAACCTGATGCAGGCGCTGATCCGTACTGTTGAAGGTTCGATCCGTGCCTTTGTAGCAACCAAACGTCAGAGCGAAGTGCTGATATTAAGGCGCGATATTGTGGAACACGTAAAGGAGCAATTGGATGTGATACTGGAAGGCTGGGGATACCACCTGCAGGATTTGCAACTGAACGATATTACTTTTGATGATGTGATCATGAAATCAATGAGCCAGGTAGTAGCATCCAACAACCTGAAAGCCGCTGCCGAGAACGAAGGTCAGGCCCTGCTCATCACTAAAACCAAAGCGGCAGAGGCCGAGGGTAACGCCATCAAAATTTCGGCACAGGCCGAGCGTGAGGCTGCTCAATTACGCGGACAAGGTATAGCGCTGTTCCGCGAGGAAGTTGCCCGCGGTATGACTGTAGCTGCCAAAGAAATGGCCGAAGCCAACATGGATACCTCGGTGATTTTGTTCACCATGTGGACAGAATCCATCAAACACTTTTCCGAAAACTCAAAAGGGAATGTTATTTTCCTGGATGGCTCAACCGATCAGATGCAACATACGTTAAAAGAAATGATGGCCTTAAACCTTTTACATACCGACAACGTCAAAAAGTAA
- a CDS encoding DUF922 domain-containing protein — MKRNIVKVIGLTAMCVLMMIAPASAQSFHQLTANDFWGTPRANAGGVVAYTNCTIDYRYQARREGRGYRLNFNIRLILNNNKSWLDKSRVNTPQQLSEILKHEQGHYTIAFLEQQELLRIVSNTRFSNNYNYEAMAIFNRIDAKYKQLNADYDEDTAHMTDRKQQHSWDVYFQQKLKFLPGDTES, encoded by the coding sequence ATGAAAAGAAATATAGTGAAAGTGATAGGCCTTACGGCCATGTGTGTTTTAATGATGATCGCGCCGGCTTCGGCGCAATCATTTCACCAGCTAACTGCCAATGATTTTTGGGGAACGCCGCGGGCTAATGCCGGCGGCGTTGTAGCTTATACCAACTGCACCATCGATTACCGGTATCAGGCCCGGCGCGAAGGCAGGGGCTACCGGCTTAATTTTAACATTAGGCTCATCCTTAACAACAATAAATCATGGCTGGATAAAAGCAGGGTTAATACGCCGCAGCAGCTCAGCGAAATACTAAAACACGAGCAGGGCCATTACACCATTGCCTTTTTAGAGCAGCAGGAGTTGTTACGCATAGTAAGCAACACCCGTTTCAGCAATAATTACAACTACGAAGCCATGGCCATCTTTAACCGCATCGACGCCAAGTACAAACAGCTTAATGCCGATTATGATGAGGACACGGCTCACATGACCGACCGCAAGCAACAGCATAGCTGGGACGTGTATTTTCAGCAGAAGCTTAAGTTTTTGCCAGGGGATACGGAAAGCTGA
- the dinB gene encoding DNA polymerase IV, whose amino-acid sequence MTEQSPNIHRKIIHIDMDAFYASVEQRDFPEYQGKPLVVGGLPEGRGGVVATASYEARKFGIRSAMSSKKALQLCPHALFVRPRFNVYREVSQHIREIFSRYTDLIEPLSLDEAFLDVTNDKQDIGSAIEIAKLIKQAIKDELRLTASAGVSINKFVAKIASDINKPDGLKFIGPSSIENFMEQLPVEKFFGVGKVTAQKMKQMGLHTGADLKRLEESDLVKHFGKVGKFYYQIVRGIDNREVQPHRETKSLGAEDTFAYDLTTLEEMEAELDKIAVTVHNRLLKYELKGRTITLKVKYHDFKQITRNQSFPTAVNDLETISHTAKQLMAATGVDDVKVRLLGISLSNFGEIAVKQRDDKELGPGDQLELEL is encoded by the coding sequence ATGACGGAGCAATCACCAAATATTCACCGTAAAATTATCCATATAGATATGGATGCATTTTACGCGTCGGTTGAGCAGCGGGATTTTCCGGAGTACCAGGGTAAACCTTTGGTGGTGGGCGGTTTGCCCGAAGGTCGGGGAGGTGTGGTGGCCACCGCCAGTTACGAGGCCCGGAAGTTTGGCATCCGGTCGGCCATGTCATCGAAAAAAGCATTACAGCTTTGCCCACATGCTTTGTTTGTAAGGCCAAGGTTTAATGTATACCGGGAGGTATCACAGCATATCCGGGAGATCTTCAGCCGTTATACCGACCTGATAGAACCGCTCTCTTTAGATGAAGCTTTCCTGGATGTAACCAACGATAAACAGGACATCGGCTCGGCCATTGAAATAGCCAAACTCATTAAACAAGCTATTAAAGATGAGCTGCGGCTCACCGCTTCGGCCGGGGTGTCTATCAATAAATTTGTAGCCAAAATAGCATCTGATATTAATAAGCCCGATGGCCTGAAGTTTATCGGGCCGTCAAGCATCGAAAACTTTATGGAGCAGCTGCCTGTCGAAAAATTCTTTGGTGTAGGCAAGGTAACCGCTCAAAAAATGAAACAGATGGGCCTGCATACCGGGGCCGACCTGAAACGACTGGAAGAAAGTGACCTTGTAAAACACTTTGGCAAGGTTGGCAAATTTTACTACCAGATAGTGCGCGGCATTGATAACAGGGAAGTCCAACCCCACCGCGAGACTAAATCCCTGGGTGCCGAAGATACTTTCGCCTATGACCTGACAACTCTTGAGGAAATGGAGGCTGAGCTTGATAAGATAGCGGTCACCGTTCATAACCGGCTGCTCAAATATGAACTCAAAGGCCGCACCATTACCCTCAAGGTAAAATACCACGATTTTAAACAGATCACCCGCAATCAATCCTTCCCCACAGCGGTAAACGATCTGGAAACGATCAGCCATACGGCCAAACAATTAATGGCTGCAACAGGTGTTGATGATGTAAAAGTGCGGCTGCTGGGCATTTCGCTTTCAAATTTTGGGGAGATAGCGGTTAAGCAACGGGACGATAAGGAGCTGGGGCCGGGGGATCAGTTGGAATTGGAGTTATAG
- a CDS encoding FAD-dependent oxidoreductase has protein sequence MIKKLLAVLLVFNCTLSFAQTIKTDILVIGGSASGTAAAIQGARSKLKTMLVEQGPWLGGSMTAGGMCIIEGNRNLPTGIWGEFRRRVRDFYSKTPGYDTAYNATLRFEPYTGAAILKKITDTVKNLTVKLNTPFTGIKKDGTGWDVTITLDGKTATVKAKVVIDATETGDVAAKAGETYIYGFESKKQTAEPLAPDNESPQLQDLSWISILKDFGTSADKTIPRPEGYDAAVYTCLKGKNIKKMLDDGRLPNEKYMVKWAECGNQFPVTADNLKPENREAFYAKARLHTLGLIYYLQTELGYRNLGLDDGFTTPDHLPYIPYLREAGRATKGLVRMMMDDVYKPYDRESKLYRTAIAVGDASPGQHYTDANAPKVNYPPFPAYGVPLGVIVLKDLGNLLVTEKAMSVTHLVNASTMYPSVQMAIGQGAGATAAYCAFFKTTTQNLNVRIIQGELLDFKAWIMPFADIKPTDPYFRAIQQIGASGLLKGVQKADGNTAGLLFQPDSLVATAEIKPTLEETYTRGFLWFNKEKPGPLFTVGNLLSFISETTLTDPHTLEIAMQKAWKDQYKFSSAFDMKRPVTRREFAILANRFFNPFARSVDIAGRMVN, from the coding sequence ATGATAAAAAAGTTACTGGCCGTACTTTTAGTTTTTAACTGTACGCTATCCTTTGCACAAACCATTAAAACCGACATATTAGTCATAGGCGGAAGCGCAAGCGGAACAGCGGCCGCCATACAAGGCGCACGAAGCAAACTAAAAACCATGCTGGTTGAACAAGGCCCCTGGCTTGGCGGCAGCATGACAGCCGGCGGGATGTGCATAATTGAAGGTAACCGCAATTTACCAACAGGCATCTGGGGCGAGTTCAGGCGCAGGGTGCGGGATTTTTATAGTAAAACACCGGGTTATGATACGGCTTACAATGCTACGCTAAGATTTGAACCTTATACCGGGGCCGCTATCCTCAAAAAAATAACCGATACGGTAAAAAACCTCACTGTAAAATTAAACACCCCATTTACAGGCATTAAAAAAGATGGCACCGGTTGGGATGTAACTATCACCCTCGACGGGAAAACGGCTACCGTAAAAGCCAAAGTAGTTATTGACGCTACAGAAACCGGCGATGTGGCCGCCAAAGCAGGCGAAACCTACATTTATGGCTTTGAGAGTAAAAAACAAACTGCCGAGCCCCTTGCACCTGATAATGAATCGCCACAATTACAGGACCTTAGCTGGATTTCCATTTTGAAGGATTTTGGCACTTCGGCCGATAAAACTATTCCCCGCCCCGAGGGGTATGATGCCGCGGTGTACACCTGCCTTAAAGGGAAGAACATCAAAAAAATGCTTGATGATGGCAGGCTGCCCAATGAGAAATACATGGTCAAATGGGCCGAATGCGGAAACCAGTTCCCAGTGACCGCGGATAATTTAAAACCCGAAAACCGGGAGGCTTTTTATGCCAAAGCCCGTTTGCATACTTTGGGTTTGATCTACTATTTGCAAACCGAACTGGGTTATAGAAATCTGGGATTGGACGATGGTTTTACCACGCCCGATCACTTGCCATATATCCCCTACCTGCGCGAAGCCGGTCGCGCGACAAAAGGTTTGGTGAGGATGATGATGGATGATGTGTACAAACCTTACGACCGCGAATCAAAACTTTACCGTACAGCTATTGCCGTTGGCGATGCCTCCCCGGGCCAGCATTATACAGATGCCAATGCTCCGAAAGTTAATTACCCACCTTTCCCTGCCTATGGCGTGCCCCTGGGGGTCATTGTGCTTAAAGACCTGGGCAATTTATTGGTAACGGAAAAAGCCATGTCGGTAACGCACCTGGTAAATGCCAGTACCATGTACCCCTCGGTACAAATGGCTATTGGGCAGGGTGCCGGTGCTACAGCAGCCTATTGCGCCTTTTTTAAAACTACTACGCAAAATCTGAATGTGCGGATAATCCAGGGCGAACTGCTGGATTTTAAAGCCTGGATCATGCCATTTGCCGATATTAAACCAACCGATCCGTATTTCAGGGCGATACAACAAATAGGTGCTTCCGGACTATTAAAAGGGGTGCAAAAAGCAGATGGCAATACTGCAGGGTTGCTTTTTCAGCCTGATTCATTGGTAGCCACTGCCGAAATAAAACCAACACTGGAAGAAACCTATACCCGCGGTTTTTTATGGTTCAATAAAGAAAAGCCCGGTCCGCTGTTCACGGTAGGAAACCTGTTATCGTTTATAAGCGAAACTACGCTAACCGATCCGCATACTTTAGAGATTGCCATGCAAAAAGCATGGAAAGATCAATATAAATTTAGTTCTGCTTTTGATATGAAACGCCCGGTAACCCGTCGGGAATTTGCCATACTGGCCAACAGGTTTTTTAATCCTTTTGCGCGGTCGGTGGATATTGCGGGGAGGATGGTGAATTAG
- a CDS encoding YfiT family bacillithiol transferase, with the protein MMTDEQMKYPIGKFAPPASYTAEDMRGWIEDIATLPGKLRHAIAGLNYQELDTPYRTGGWTLRQVIHHLADSHMNSITRFKLALTENNPTIKPYEEADWALLPDYRLPVEPSLKMLEGIHQHFVALFESFTENEWVRTFVHPASGETISLKKGLALYAWHSNHHLAHVTETVKKFAKV; encoded by the coding sequence ATGATGACAGACGAACAAATGAAATACCCTATCGGGAAGTTTGCGCCCCCGGCTTCGTACACTGCCGAAGATATGCGCGGCTGGATTGAAGATATCGCTACCCTGCCCGGGAAACTGAGACATGCAATTGCCGGTCTTAATTACCAGGAGCTGGATACCCCATACCGCACCGGCGGCTGGACACTGCGCCAGGTGATCCACCATTTGGCCGATAGCCACATGAATTCCATTACCCGCTTTAAGCTTGCCCTTACCGAAAATAACCCAACCATAAAGCCATATGAAGAGGCCGACTGGGCACTGCTGCCCGATTATCGGCTGCCGGTTGAGCCATCATTAAAAATGCTGGAAGGCATCCATCAGCATTTTGTAGCCCTGTTTGAAAGTTTCACCGAAAACGAATGGGTACGCACATTTGTTCACCCGGCCTCGGGCGAAACGATATCGCTGAAAAAAGGACTGGCCCTGTACGCATGGCACAGCAACCATCATTTGGCACATGTAACCGAAACGGTGAAGAAGTTTGCGAAGGTTTAA
- a CDS encoding ATP-binding protein: MNKILKIAVVGPESTGKSTMSEYLAAHYNTIAVPEYSREYCANLKGDCTWQDEVNMFHGQLALEKKLLPQANGILICDTTFLTVKIWSEEMFGSAPQEVLDELPHHPYDFYLLLDIDLPWQDDPLRNFPTRRAYFMNVWHRELQALNARYVVISGLGQDRYENAVKAVDEYLNRDF; encoded by the coding sequence ATGAACAAAATACTCAAAATAGCAGTTGTAGGCCCCGAATCAACAGGGAAGTCAACCATGTCTGAATATCTGGCGGCGCATTATAATACGATAGCTGTACCGGAGTATTCGCGCGAGTATTGTGCAAACCTTAAGGGCGATTGTACCTGGCAGGACGAGGTAAATATGTTTCACGGCCAACTGGCACTTGAAAAAAAGCTGCTGCCGCAGGCTAATGGGATCCTGATTTGTGATACCACTTTTTTAACAGTAAAGATCTGGAGTGAGGAAATGTTTGGCAGCGCCCCGCAGGAAGTGCTTGACGAACTGCCTCATCATCCCTATGATTTTTATTTACTCCTGGATATCGATCTGCCCTGGCAGGACGATCCCTTGCGCAATTTCCCAACCAGGCGCGCATATTTTATGAACGTTTGGCACCGCGAACTTCAGGCGCTTAACGCCCGGTACGTAGTAATATCAGGCCTTGGGCAGGATAGGTATGAAAATGCAGTGAAAGCGGTGGATGAATATCTGAACCGTGATTTTTAG